In bacterium, the following proteins share a genomic window:
- a CDS encoding helix-turn-helix transcriptional regulator, which translates to MSSDVARARKERVDYEAEYLGQLIICQLERLMQESEVSKAELARRLGCNRSKVTRMFSVGANLTLRSVAAVLVALDSRLSVTVDERTANDEPVLLGFDGARPSGETRGHRSAR; encoded by the coding sequence ATGAGCTCTGACGTCGCCCGCGCGAGGAAGGAGCGCGTGGACTACGAGGCGGAGTACCTCGGCCAGCTGATCATCTGCCAGTTGGAGCGGCTCATGCAGGAGTCCGAGGTCTCGAAGGCCGAGCTCGCGCGCCGCTTGGGTTGCAATCGCTCGAAGGTGACCCGGATGTTCTCGGTCGGCGCGAACCTGACGCTGCGCTCCGTCGCCGCGGTGCTCGTGGCGCTGGACTCGCGGCTCTCGGTCACTGTTGACGAGCGAACCGCCAACGACGAACCCGTGCTTCTCGGCTTCGACGGCGCGCGGCCTTCCGGCGAGACACGCGGGCACCGAAGCGCGCGGTGA